The Pseudomonas sp. FP2309 genomic sequence CGCCGACCAGGTCAGCAACCTGTCCGGCCGGGGCGTCGGCATGGACGTGGTCAAGCGCAATATCACCGCGCTGCGCGGCAGCGTGAGCCTGGAGAGTGAAGAGGGGCAGGGCACCACGGTACGCATTCGCTTGCCGCTGACCCTGGCCATCATCGATGGTTTTTTGATCGGGGTGGGCAAGGCCTCTTATGTCATTCCGTTGAACATGGTCGAGGAATGCATCGAACTGGCACCTGGGCAGGAGGCCGAGGCCGGCTTTCTGGACTTGCGCGGCGATGTGCTGCCGATCGTGCGCCTGCGGGACATGTTTGCCGTGCAAGGGCCGGGCGGCCACCGTGAAAACGTGGTGGTCGTGCGCTACGCCGGTGTGCGTGCCGGCCTGGTGGTCGACCGCTTGCTGGGGGAGTTCCAAACCGTGATCAAGCCGTTGGGCAAAGTGTTCGGAGACGCCCATGGATTGGGCGGCTTCACCATCCTGGGGAGCGGGGCCGTGGCTCTGATCCTGGATATTCCAAATCTGTTAGGACTCGTTGCCAAGGAAGCCACCCACCGTTCGATCCCACGTCCTTTACCGACTCAATAAAGCGTCATCAGGAGTTCCTCGCCATGACCGTTATCAAAAATATTACGCTGTTGGTTTTCACGGCAATGCTGGGCGTCTTCGTGTTGGGCGGCACCAGCTTTTATCTGACCGATGAGATCAATACCAGCGCCAGCTACGCCAGCGTCAACACCGTGCCCAGCTTGCTGGAGGTTGATCGGGCCACCGAGGCCTTCGCCAGTCTGCATGCCTTGCAATGGCAGCGCCTCGACGGGTCGGATAAAACCACGGTTCCTCCGTACGCCGAGGCGGTGACCCAGCATTTCAGCGCCATCGATAAGGCGTTGGAGCGCTACAAGACCGCGCTTATTTCAGACGAGCACGATGCGGCGCTGTTGGGTCAACTGCGCAGCCGGTTCGACGAGTTTTCAAACCTGCAGACGCGATTCGACAACGCGATCGGGGCCGGTGATATAGCCGCCGCCCGCACGCTGATCGAGGCCAGCCAGCCATTGCAGACGGCCATTCAGGCGACGATCTCCGAGATGCGCCAATACAACCTGGAGCAGGGGCGCAAAGCCCAGATTTTGGCCACCAGCATCGAACAAAAAGCCCGCTACATCATCCTTTCGATTGCCGCACTGACGCTGTTGGGCACGGGCCTGATGGGCGCGCTGCTGGCCCGGAACCTCATGCGTCAGCTCGGCGGTGAACCGGCGAATGTTCGTGCCTTTGCGGCGCGCCTGTCAGCTGGGGACCTGGAGGCCAAAACTACGCTCCGGGCTGGTGACACCACCAGCTTGATGGCCTCGATGCAACAGTTGGGTACAAGCCTGAATGGACTGATTACGGAAATAAACCGCGTATCCAGTGAGCACGACAAAGGCGAGATCGACGCCCAGATCGATGCCCAACGCTTTCACGGCAGTTACCGTTCCATGGCCCAGGGTATCAACGACATGGTCAACGGCCACATCTCGGTCAAGAAAAAAGCCATGGCGTGCATCCGCGCCTTTGGCGAAGGGGACCTATCGGCACCGCTGGAACAGTTCCCCGGAAAGAAAGCTTTTATCAACGAGAACATCGAACAATTGCGTGCCAACGTGCTGGCTCTGGTCGAAGACACACGTCAGATCAGCGACAGCGCCATGATCGGCAAACTCGACACCCGCCCGGACGCCTCACGGCATCAAGGCGACTTCCGCCGCATCATCCTGGGCATCAACGGTTCGCTGGATGCGATCATCGTACCGATCACTGAAGCCATGGACGTGCTGGCGTCGATCTCCAGCGGCGACCTGACCCGGACCATCGTCGGCGACTATCAGGGCAAGTTCCTCGAGCTGAAAAACTCGGTCAACGGCACCGTGGAAAAACTCTCGGAAATCATCGGCGAAGTCCGCGGTTCGGCTGATTCGCTGTCCAGTGCATCCGAGGAGATTTCCGCCACCGCCCAGAGCATGGCGCAATCGGCGTCCGAACAGGCGGCGTCGGTGGAGCAGACCTCGGCTTCGATGGAAGAAATGTCAGCGTCCATTGCGCAAAACACCGAAAACGCCAAGGTGACCGATGGCATGGCCGGCAAGGCCAACAAAGAAGCCTCCGAAGGCGGTCGCGCCGTGAAGGACACCGTGGCCGCGATGAAAACCATCGCTGAAAAAATCGGCATCGTCGATTCCATCGCTTACCAGACCAATCTGTTGGCGCTCAACGCGGCAATCGAAGCGGCGCGTGCCGGCGAGCACGGCAAAGGCTTTGCGGTGGTGGCGGCGGAAGTGCGCAAACTGGCCGAACGCAGTCAGATCGCGGCGCAGGAGATCGGCGAGGTCGCCAAAAACAGCGTGGCCCTGGCGGAACGGGCGGGCAACCTGCTTGATGAAATCGTGCCGTCGATCGCCAAGACCTCTGACCTGGTGCAGGAAATCGCTGCGGCTTCGGAAGAGCAATCCATCGGTTCCGAGCAAATCAACAGCGCGATGTCGCAAATGAGCCAACTGACTCAGCAAAACGCCTCGGCATCCGAAGAGCTGGCCGCGACTGCCGAGGAAATGAGCGGGCAGGCCGAGCAGTTGCAGGAGTTGATGGGCTTTTTCACCGTGCAAGGCAAGCGTGCCGGGCGGGCTGCCGCCCTGTCTGGGGGCAGTCGTACGGCATCCATGGGCGATCATGAACATCGCGCGGTGGAGAGCGGTTTCGTCCGCTTCGGGAGTTGACCCATGAGTGCCTCAGCCATTGTGCCAGGCACCAGCGCGTCGGCGCTGCACGCCACTGAGCCGTTGCAGTACCTGACTTTTTCGGCGGCCCAGGAGATGTATGCGGTCAACACGCTGAGCGTGCGGGAGATCATCGAATACAGCCAGGTTACCAGCGTGCCGATGATGCCGGTGTTCCTGCATGGGGTGATCAATCTTCGCGGCTCGGTGGTGCCGGTGGTGGACCTCAAGGCGCGGTTCGGCAAGGGCGAGACAGACCTTGGCAGTCGAACGTGCA encodes the following:
- a CDS encoding chemotaxis protein CheW; translated protein: MSASAIVPGTSASALHATEPLQYLTFSAAQEMYAVNTLSVREIIEYSQVTSVPMMPVFLHGVINLRGSVVPVVDLKARFGKGETDLGSRTCIVILETATQGESQVLGVVVDSVSEVIEILDIDIKPAPAFGNLIRTDFIKGMTKVRGAFVTLLQIEQVLCVDEIADLMNARSARAQSH